The Flavobacterium piscisymbiosum genome includes a region encoding these proteins:
- a CDS encoding alpha/beta hydrolase, whose translation MNIETITDGVPLNDAKKALIMIHGRGASAHDILSISKHLKVDDFALVAPQAENRTWYPYSFLAPINENEPSFSKSLEAIHNVVVAIQQNGIEKENIYFLGFSQGACLALEFTARNAAKYGGVVAFTGGLIGDKVYENHYEGNFENTPIFIGTSDPDFHVPVERVNESEALLKKMGANVTKKIYENMGHTISQDEIDLVNELIFGK comes from the coding sequence ATGAATATAGAGACTATAACAGACGGTGTGCCTTTAAATGATGCTAAAAAGGCGCTTATCATGATTCACGGACGTGGTGCAAGCGCTCATGATATTCTTTCGATTTCAAAACATCTCAAGGTCGATGATTTTGCCTTGGTTGCCCCTCAGGCAGAAAATAGAACCTGGTATCCTTATTCTTTTTTAGCACCTATTAATGAAAATGAGCCTTCATTTTCAAAATCATTAGAAGCTATTCATAACGTTGTTGTTGCAATTCAGCAAAACGGAATTGAAAAAGAGAATATCTATTTTCTTGGATTTTCTCAGGGAGCTTGTCTGGCTTTAGAATTTACTGCCAGAAATGCGGCTAAATACGGAGGTGTTGTAGCATTTACCGGCGGACTTATTGGCGATAAGGTTTATGAAAATCATTACGAAGGAAACTTCGAAAACACACCAATTTTCATCGGTACCAGCGATCCCGATTTTCACGTACCTGTTGAAAGAGTAAATGAATCAGAAGCGCTTTTAAAAAAAATGGGAGCAAATGTTACTAAAAAAATCTATGAAAATATGGGACATACCATAAGTCAGGACGAAATAGATTTGGTAAATGAACTTATTTTTGGAAAGTAA
- a CDS encoding GNAT family N-acetyltransferase: protein METIKLELDEKKHGAFNLYVDDKKLGEMTVSIKPDLLTVYHTGVEPEGEGKGYAKKLLDEMTSYVSANNLMVLPLCPYVHAQFKKHPDEYQDIWKK, encoded by the coding sequence ATGGAAACAATAAAACTGGAATTAGACGAGAAAAAGCATGGAGCCTTTAATCTTTATGTTGATGATAAAAAGCTGGGCGAAATGACAGTAAGCATTAAGCCTGATTTGCTGACGGTTTACCACACTGGTGTTGAACCTGAAGGAGAAGGAAAGGGATATGCAAAGAAACTTTTAGACGAAATGACGTCGTACGTAAGTGCCAATAATTTGATGGTCTTGCCGCTTTGTCCGTATGTGCATGCACAATTCAAAAAACATCCGGATGAATATCAGGATATCTGGAAAAAATAA
- a CDS encoding ring-cleaving dioxygenase, which yields MENKILGLHHITAIAGDAKRNFDFYSKILGLRFIKKTVNFDDPGTYHFYFGDELGSAGTILTFFPWGEGIQQGRKGSGMATEIGYSVPKGSLDFWQKRFEQYNVIYNKPAEKFGEKYLTFLDPDGLKLELIESKTGDNRKGWETDEVKADVATKGFHNITLTLNDIQPTAAILTEIFGYKLIDQDVNRYRYATDAVENAAIVDLVELADEKRGLNANGTVHHVAFRVKNDEILMHFRGKIEAYGLSITPQIDRQYFHSLYFREPGGVLFEIATDNPGFTVDESLEELGQNLKLPAQYESQRASIENHLVKIN from the coding sequence ATGGAAAATAAAATTTTAGGCTTACACCATATTACTGCCATTGCAGGCGACGCTAAACGTAATTTCGATTTTTATTCAAAAATACTCGGATTAAGATTTATCAAAAAAACAGTGAATTTTGATGACCCGGGAACATATCATTTTTACTTTGGCGATGAATTGGGAAGCGCAGGAACTATCTTAACCTTTTTTCCTTGGGGAGAAGGAATTCAACAAGGACGAAAAGGATCCGGAATGGCGACAGAAATTGGTTATTCTGTTCCTAAAGGAAGTCTTGATTTCTGGCAGAAACGTTTTGAACAATATAATGTAATCTACAATAAACCGGCAGAAAAATTCGGCGAAAAATATCTTACTTTCCTTGATCCGGACGGGTTAAAATTAGAGTTAATCGAATCTAAAACAGGAGACAACAGAAAAGGTTGGGAAACAGATGAAGTAAAAGCTGACGTAGCAACAAAAGGTTTTCATAATATTACGCTGACTTTAAATGACATTCAACCAACTGCAGCAATCTTAACAGAAATATTTGGTTACAAATTGATTGATCAGGATGTAAACCGTTATCGTTATGCAACAGATGCAGTAGAAAATGCCGCAATTGTTGACTTGGTAGAATTAGCTGATGAAAAACGTGGTTTAAATGCAAATGGAACTGTTCACCATGTGGCTTTCCGTGTAAAAAATGACGAAATTTTAATGCACTTCCGTGGAAAAATCGAAGCTTACGGATTGTCAATTACACCACAAATAGACAGACAATATTTCCATTCGCTATATTTTAGAGAGCCAGGTGGAGTTTTGTTTGAAATTGCCACTGATAATCCAGGATTTACAGTTGATGAAAGCTTAGAAGAATTAGGTCAGAACTTAAAACTTCCCGCACAATACGAATCTCAAAGAGCAAGTATTGAAAATCATTTGGTTAAAATTAATTAA